A genomic segment from Oncorhynchus gorbuscha isolate QuinsamMale2020 ecotype Even-year unplaced genomic scaffold, OgorEven_v1.0 Un_scaffold_1694, whole genome shotgun sequence encodes:
- the LOC124023828 gene encoding zinc finger protein 33A-like — MLHQRTHYIRSRVPCGTHTMTAHLQTSAVKRERGHTEEEEEGEEVGGFIKREEAASWDPPQLGMSPASSHGSEETTSTSGEPEQHQENHDTATTSHRCFGCGQEFPAAYDLVLHQRTHIERGFYKSVCGELFYQKELLKTHHQKVDTGIPGQHRTNPKAKKSHDCVVCGKQLWEAMKLKRHMRTHTGEKPHGCSVCGRGFTQKGNLKTHMKTHRGLNPKLWSAGEASPSTSGEPKQHQKNHTAKTFQNCIECGEMCRTLPALKRHMKTHTSKKPSYQCSLCGAGFTEKGQIQEHQLQHAERSRTPALTTTFIHQPPSVSLHQSAPIRQPPSVSSHPSAPIHQPPSISSHPSASIRQLPSVSLHPSASIHQLPSISSHPSASIRQPPSVSSHPSASIRQSPSISSHPSASIRQLPSVSPHPSVSIHQLPSISLHPSAPIRQLPSVSSHPSASIRQLPSVSLHPSAPIHQPPSVSSHPSASIRQPPSISSHPSAPIRQPPSVSLHPSAPIRQPPSIILHPSAPIRQLPSVSPHPSAPIRHPPSIIHHPHPSAPIRQLPSVSLHPSSSIRQLPSIILHPSAPIRHPPSVSLHPSSSIHQPPSISLHP; from the exons ATGCTACACCAGAGGACTCACTATATAAGGAGCAGGGTACCATGTGGGACACATACCATGACTGCACACCTGCAAACATCCGCTGTAAAGAGAGAGCGTGGTcacactgaggaggaggaggaaggagaggaagttgGTGGATTTATTAAACGTGAAGAAGCAGCTTCTTGGGATCCTCCTCAACTCG GAATGAGTCCTGCCTCTAGCCACGGCAGTGAGGAGACCACCTCTACATCAGGAGAACCTGAGCAACACCAGGAGAACCACGACACAGCCACGACGTCTCACCGCTGCTTTGGCTGTGGACAGGAGTTCCCTGCTGCCTACGACCTCGTGTTACACCAGaggacacacatagagagaggctTCTACAAGTCTGTCTGTGGAGAGCTGTTCTACCAGAAGGAGTTACTCAAAACACACCATCAGAAAGTTGACACAG GAATACCTGGACAACACCGGACGAATCCCAAAGCTAAGAAGTCTCACGACTGTGTAGTGTGTGGAAAACAACTATGGGAAGCAATGAAGCTGAAGAGGCacatgaggacacacacaggagagaaacctcacGGCTGCTCTGTGTGCGGCAGAGGATTCACGCAGAAAGGAAATCTGAAAacacacatgaaaacacacagaG GGCTGAACCCCAAATTGTGGTCCGCTGGAGAGGCCAGTCCCTCGACATCAGGAGAACCTAAACAACACCAGAAGAACCACACAGCTAAGACATTTCAGAATTGCATAGAATGTGGGGAGATGTGCCGAACTCTACCAGCACTAAAAAGACACATGAAAACTCACACCAGTAAGAAGCCGTCTTACCAATGTTCCCTTTGCGGGGCGGGATTCACTGAGAAAGGGCAAATCCAAGAGCACCAGTTACAGCATGCTGAGAGAAGCCGTACTCCTGCCCTGACT ACCACCTTCATCCATCAGCCTCCATCCGTCAGCCTCCATCAGTCAGCTCCCATCCGTCAGCCTCCATCCGTCAGCTCCCATCCATCAGCTCCCATCCATCAGCCTCCATCCATCAGCTCCCATCCGTCAGCCTCCATCCGTCAGCTCCCATCCGTCAGCCTCCATCCGTCAGCCTCCATCCATCAGCTCCCATCCATCAGCTCCCATCCGTCAGCCTCCATCCGTCAGCCTCCATCCGTCAGCTCCCATCCATCAGCCTCCATCCGTCAGTCTCCATCCATCAGCTCCCATCCATCAGCCTCCATCCGTCAGCTCCCATCCGTCAGCCCCCATCCGTCAGTCTCCATCCATCAGCTCCCATCCATCAGCCTCCATCCGTCAGCTCCCATCCGTCAGCTCCCATCCGTCAGCTCCCATCCGTCAGCCTCCATCCGTCAGCTCCCATCCGTCAGCCTCCATCCATCAGCTCCCATCCATCAGCCTCCATCCGTAAGCTCCCATCCATCAGCCTCCATCCGTCAGCCTCCATCCATCAGCTCCCATCCGTCAGCTCCCATCCGTCAGCCTCCATCCGTCAGCCTCCATCCGTCAGCCCCCATCCGTCAGCCTCCATCCATCATCCTCCATCCGTCAGCTCCCATCCGTCAGCTCCCATCCGTCAGCCCCCATCCGTCAGCCCCCATCCGTcatcctccatccatcatccatcatcCCCATCCATCAGCTCCCATCCGTCAGCTCCCATCCGTCAGCCTCCATCCATCATCCTCCATCCGTCAGCTCCCATCCATCATCCTCCATCCGTCAGCTCCCATCCGTCATCCTCCATCCGTCAGCCTCCATCCATCATCCTCCATCCATCAGCCTCCATCCATCAGCCTCCATCCATAA
- the LOC124023830 gene encoding zinc finger protein 709-like isoform X2, with the protein MNPLSSEKETLIDEIEQSLFTLTEDNLRYLCERHGKDGSEIKGMNHRLLRRKVMEEMWDNTDSIKSEEQGMSWLVHLKEDIRRMLEDASGAQISPSKSDDDDAIDYDEECDKEDSDWLPSNGLKAEHLSSSQSDDDAADCDKDSDVEDKDWLASDGLESESDPERHTPEQRVREDFQDKPPPPPSPRPESPDRAFPSSILLQSQKRVSVRLVDCRKTPGQSSHIIHKTTQTGEKPHSWSNAEQHKTLSGDRPGSHICDHCGKNFTTARSLQLHLQNLKRFSDTVTAEKPHVCSDCGKGFSQAYSLKIHWRTHTGEKPYVCYQCGKGFTESGTLKRHIRTHTGEKPFHCPRCGKDFIESGGLKKHIKRAHPGEEVVVPQTSVHTGEKPYHCSSDDCGMSFATSRKQRLQQRKHTREKLRSTPNAKQRKEPLSGDGSHICDHCGKNFTTARSLKLHLQYLKRYRDNLTGEKPHVCSTCGKGFSEAGSLKRHLRTHTGEKPYVCHHCGKDYNDSGNLQKHIRTHTGEKPYHCSDCGKNFRVKISLKHHQEIVHTDHPHRCGQCKKSFITAERLESHIKTRHPPSDPLKNPHVCSECGRGFRYADNLKIHLRIHTGEKPYVCPRCGKDFTQSGLLQRHMRTHTGEKPYHCSVCGMKFRHTISLKQHHLKNHKGETLGPIRMHQGPLPCPHCGEKFSTKALLKDHMQKTHNSRVHCPQCDKTFSTKRNLLVHQRKHTGERPYLCPQCGKSFSLTGSLKLHLRIHAGEKPYCCTYCDKSFTSKSHCTLHLRIHTGEKPYQCPDCGRRFRDGNVLKNHRRTHTGEKPFQCRLCDKAFAQLSSLKKHQDTHRQTPPVSVPRLPNPYPPPNQHVPYPYPHHTPL; encoded by the exons ATGAATCCACTCAGTTCAGAGAAGGAAACGTTGATTGATGAAATTGAACAGAGTTTATTCACTTTAACCGAGGACAATTTACGTTACCTGTGTGAACGTCATGGCAAAGATGGATCTGAAATTAAAGGGATGAATCATCGCTTATTAAGGCGTAAAGTCATGGAGGAAATGTGGGACAATACGGATTCAATCAAATCAGAGGAGCAGGGAATGTCTTGGTTAGTCCATCTGAAAGAGGACATCAGGAGGATGCTGGAGGATGCTAGTGGGGCACAAATTAGTCCCAGCAAGTCCGATGATGATGATGCTATCGACTATGACGAAGAATGCGACAAGGAGGACAGCGATTGGTTGCCTAGCAATGGACTGAAGGCGGAACACTTGAGTTCCAGCCAATCCGATGACGACGCTGCAGACTGCGACAAAGACTCGGATGTGGAGGACAAGGATTGGTTGGCCAGCGATGGGCTGGAGTCAGAGTCAGATCCAGAGAGGCACACTCCAGAGCAGAGAGTAAGAGAG GATTTCCAGGACAAGCCTccaccacccccctcccctcGCCCAGAGTCTCCAGATCGTGCCTTTCCCAGTAGTATCTTACTGCAGAGTCAGAAGAGGGTGTCTGTACGGCTGGTCGACTGCAGGAAGACACCGGGGCAGAGTAGCCATATAatacacaagacaacacagacgGGAGAGAAACCCCACAGCTGGTCTAATGCTGAACAACACAAAACCCTCTCAGGAGACAGGCCTGGCTCCCATATCTGTGATCACTGTGGGAAGAATTTTACCACAGCAAGAAGTCTACAACTACACCTACAGAACCTGAAGAGATTCAGCGATACCGTCACTGCAGAGAAACCACACGTGTGCTCTGATTGCGGAAAGGGATTCTCTCAGGCCTACAGTCTTAAGATACATTGGAGAACTCACACTGGGGAGAAACCGTACGTTTGTTATCAGTGCGGGAAGGGTTTCACTGAATCTGGAACCTTAAAGAGACACATCAGAACTCACACGGGAGAGAAACCTTTCCACTGCCCTCGTTGTGGGAAGGACTTTATTGAATCTGGAGGCTTGAAGAAACACATCAAAAGAGCTCACCCAGGAGAGGAGGTCGTTGTCCCTCAGACGAGCGTccatacaggagagaaaccttaccaTTGCTCCTCTGACGACTGTGGGATGAGCTTTGCTACCTCACGCAAACAGAGACTACAACAGAGAAAACACACAAGAGAGAAGCTTCGCAGCACACCTAACGCTAAGCAACGTAAGGAACCCCTCTCAGGAGATGGCTCCCATATCTGTGATCACTGTGGGAAGAATTTTACCACAGCAAGAAGTCTAAAACTACACCTACAGTACCTGAAGAGATACAGAGATAACTTGACTGGAGAGAAACCACACGTGTGCTCTACATGCGGAAAGGGATTCAGTGAGGCCGGCAGTCTTAAGAGACACCTGAGAACTCATACTGGGGAGAAACCGTACGTCTGCCATCATTGTGGGAAGGACTACAATGATTCTGGAAACTTACAGAAACACATCAGAACCCACACAGGTGAGAAACCTTACCACTGCTCGGATTGTGGGAAGAATTTCCGTGTAAAAATAAGCCTGAAACATCACCAGGAAATTGTTCACACAGATCACCCTCACCGCTGTGGTCAATGTAAGAAGAGTTTCATAACTGCAGAAAGACTGGAATCACACATTAAGACACGACACCCGCCTAGCGATCCTCTGAAGAACCCGCACGTGTGCTCTGAATGTGGAAGGGGATTCAGATATGCCGACAATCTTAAAATACACCTGAGAATCCATACCGGGGAGAAACCGTACGTCTGCCCTCGTTGCGGTAAGGATTTTACCCAATCAGGACTCTTACAGAGACACATGAGAACTCACACGGGAGAGAAACCCTATCACTGCTCAGTGTGCGGCATGAAGTTTCGTCATACAATCTCGCTAAAGCAGCACCACCTGAAGAACCACAAGGGGGAGACACTGGGTCCAATCCGTATGCACCAAGGCCCTCTTCCATGCCCCCACTGTGGGGAGAAGTTCTCTACCAAGGCTCTTCTGAAGGATCACATGCAGAAGACCCACAACAGCCGTGTCCACTGCCCACAGTGCGACAAGACCTTCTCCACTAAACGTAATTTACTAGTCCACCAGAGGAAGCACACTGGAGAGAGGCCTTACCTTTGCcctcagtgtgggaagagtttctcccTGACAGGGAGTTTAAAACTTCATCTCCGGATTCATGCGGGTGAGAAACCTTACTGCTGTACTTACTGTGACAAGAGCTTCACAAGTAAGAGCCACTGCACTCTTCACCTGCGAatccacactggagagaaaccgtaCCAATGCCCTGACTGCGGGAGGAGGTTTCGTGATGGGAATGTCCTGAAAAACCACCGGCGGacccacacaggagagaaaccgttCCAGTGCCGCTTGTGCGATAAAGCTTTCGCTCAGTTGAGCAGTCTGAAGAAACATCAGGACACACACAGGCAAACTCCGCCTGTCTCTGTCCCAAGACTCCCTAATCCCTACCCACCACCCAATCAGCATGTCCCTTATCCCTACCCACATCACACTCCATTGTAA
- the LOC124023830 gene encoding zinc finger protein 709-like isoform X1, producing the protein MPTGVRSQRRRRRMRRHRTAASRIVVKMFSKVLPLTAWSLLPHEQDNMNPLSSEKETLIDEIEQSLFTLTEDNLRYLCERHGKDGSEIKGMNHRLLRRKVMEEMWDNTDSIKSEEQGMSWLVHLKEDIRRMLEDASGAQISPSKSDDDDAIDYDEECDKEDSDWLPSNGLKAEHLSSSQSDDDAADCDKDSDVEDKDWLASDGLESESDPERHTPEQRVREDFQDKPPPPPSPRPESPDRAFPSSILLQSQKRVSVRLVDCRKTPGQSSHIIHKTTQTGEKPHSWSNAEQHKTLSGDRPGSHICDHCGKNFTTARSLQLHLQNLKRFSDTVTAEKPHVCSDCGKGFSQAYSLKIHWRTHTGEKPYVCYQCGKGFTESGTLKRHIRTHTGEKPFHCPRCGKDFIESGGLKKHIKRAHPGEEVVVPQTSVHTGEKPYHCSSDDCGMSFATSRKQRLQQRKHTREKLRSTPNAKQRKEPLSGDGSHICDHCGKNFTTARSLKLHLQYLKRYRDNLTGEKPHVCSTCGKGFSEAGSLKRHLRTHTGEKPYVCHHCGKDYNDSGNLQKHIRTHTGEKPYHCSDCGKNFRVKISLKHHQEIVHTDHPHRCGQCKKSFITAERLESHIKTRHPPSDPLKNPHVCSECGRGFRYADNLKIHLRIHTGEKPYVCPRCGKDFTQSGLLQRHMRTHTGEKPYHCSVCGMKFRHTISLKQHHLKNHKGETLGPIRMHQGPLPCPHCGEKFSTKALLKDHMQKTHNSRVHCPQCDKTFSTKRNLLVHQRKHTGERPYLCPQCGKSFSLTGSLKLHLRIHAGEKPYCCTYCDKSFTSKSHCTLHLRIHTGEKPYQCPDCGRRFRDGNVLKNHRRTHTGEKPFQCRLCDKAFAQLSSLKKHQDTHRQTPPVSVPRLPNPYPPPNQHVPYPYPHHTPL; encoded by the exons atgccaaccggCGTTAgatcccaaagaagaagaagaagaatgcgACGTCATCGAACTGCTGCCAGTAGAATTGTGGTCAAAAT GTTCTCTAAAGTCCTGCCATTGACTGCATGGTCGTTGTTGCCACACGAGCAGGACAATATGAATCCACTCAGTTCAGAGAAGGAAACGTTGATTGATGAAATTGAACAGAGTTTATTCACTTTAACCGAGGACAATTTACGTTACCTGTGTGAACGTCATGGCAAAGATGGATCTGAAATTAAAGGGATGAATCATCGCTTATTAAGGCGTAAAGTCATGGAGGAAATGTGGGACAATACGGATTCAATCAAATCAGAGGAGCAGGGAATGTCTTGGTTAGTCCATCTGAAAGAGGACATCAGGAGGATGCTGGAGGATGCTAGTGGGGCACAAATTAGTCCCAGCAAGTCCGATGATGATGATGCTATCGACTATGACGAAGAATGCGACAAGGAGGACAGCGATTGGTTGCCTAGCAATGGACTGAAGGCGGAACACTTGAGTTCCAGCCAATCCGATGACGACGCTGCAGACTGCGACAAAGACTCGGATGTGGAGGACAAGGATTGGTTGGCCAGCGATGGGCTGGAGTCAGAGTCAGATCCAGAGAGGCACACTCCAGAGCAGAGAGTAAGAGAG GATTTCCAGGACAAGCCTccaccacccccctcccctcGCCCAGAGTCTCCAGATCGTGCCTTTCCCAGTAGTATCTTACTGCAGAGTCAGAAGAGGGTGTCTGTACGGCTGGTCGACTGCAGGAAGACACCGGGGCAGAGTAGCCATATAatacacaagacaacacagacgGGAGAGAAACCCCACAGCTGGTCTAATGCTGAACAACACAAAACCCTCTCAGGAGACAGGCCTGGCTCCCATATCTGTGATCACTGTGGGAAGAATTTTACCACAGCAAGAAGTCTACAACTACACCTACAGAACCTGAAGAGATTCAGCGATACCGTCACTGCAGAGAAACCACACGTGTGCTCTGATTGCGGAAAGGGATTCTCTCAGGCCTACAGTCTTAAGATACATTGGAGAACTCACACTGGGGAGAAACCGTACGTTTGTTATCAGTGCGGGAAGGGTTTCACTGAATCTGGAACCTTAAAGAGACACATCAGAACTCACACGGGAGAGAAACCTTTCCACTGCCCTCGTTGTGGGAAGGACTTTATTGAATCTGGAGGCTTGAAGAAACACATCAAAAGAGCTCACCCAGGAGAGGAGGTCGTTGTCCCTCAGACGAGCGTccatacaggagagaaaccttaccaTTGCTCCTCTGACGACTGTGGGATGAGCTTTGCTACCTCACGCAAACAGAGACTACAACAGAGAAAACACACAAGAGAGAAGCTTCGCAGCACACCTAACGCTAAGCAACGTAAGGAACCCCTCTCAGGAGATGGCTCCCATATCTGTGATCACTGTGGGAAGAATTTTACCACAGCAAGAAGTCTAAAACTACACCTACAGTACCTGAAGAGATACAGAGATAACTTGACTGGAGAGAAACCACACGTGTGCTCTACATGCGGAAAGGGATTCAGTGAGGCCGGCAGTCTTAAGAGACACCTGAGAACTCATACTGGGGAGAAACCGTACGTCTGCCATCATTGTGGGAAGGACTACAATGATTCTGGAAACTTACAGAAACACATCAGAACCCACACAGGTGAGAAACCTTACCACTGCTCGGATTGTGGGAAGAATTTCCGTGTAAAAATAAGCCTGAAACATCACCAGGAAATTGTTCACACAGATCACCCTCACCGCTGTGGTCAATGTAAGAAGAGTTTCATAACTGCAGAAAGACTGGAATCACACATTAAGACACGACACCCGCCTAGCGATCCTCTGAAGAACCCGCACGTGTGCTCTGAATGTGGAAGGGGATTCAGATATGCCGACAATCTTAAAATACACCTGAGAATCCATACCGGGGAGAAACCGTACGTCTGCCCTCGTTGCGGTAAGGATTTTACCCAATCAGGACTCTTACAGAGACACATGAGAACTCACACGGGAGAGAAACCCTATCACTGCTCAGTGTGCGGCATGAAGTTTCGTCATACAATCTCGCTAAAGCAGCACCACCTGAAGAACCACAAGGGGGAGACACTGGGTCCAATCCGTATGCACCAAGGCCCTCTTCCATGCCCCCACTGTGGGGAGAAGTTCTCTACCAAGGCTCTTCTGAAGGATCACATGCAGAAGACCCACAACAGCCGTGTCCACTGCCCACAGTGCGACAAGACCTTCTCCACTAAACGTAATTTACTAGTCCACCAGAGGAAGCACACTGGAGAGAGGCCTTACCTTTGCcctcagtgtgggaagagtttctcccTGACAGGGAGTTTAAAACTTCATCTCCGGATTCATGCGGGTGAGAAACCTTACTGCTGTACTTACTGTGACAAGAGCTTCACAAGTAAGAGCCACTGCACTCTTCACCTGCGAatccacactggagagaaaccgtaCCAATGCCCTGACTGCGGGAGGAGGTTTCGTGATGGGAATGTCCTGAAAAACCACCGGCGGacccacacaggagagaaaccgttCCAGTGCCGCTTGTGCGATAAAGCTTTCGCTCAGTTGAGCAGTCTGAAGAAACATCAGGACACACACAGGCAAACTCCGCCTGTCTCTGTCCCAAGACTCCCTAATCCCTACCCACCACCCAATCAGCATGTCCCTTATCCCTACCCACATCACACTCCATTGTAA
- the LOC124023832 gene encoding zinc finger protein 665-like — MNPLSSEKETLIDEIEQSLFTLTEDNLRYLCERHGKDVSEIKGMNHRLLRRKIMEEMWDNTDSIKSEEQGMSWLVHLKEDIRRMLEDASGAPISPSQSYDAVDYDRECDKEDSDWLPSNGLKAEHLSSSRSDDDAADCDKDSDVEDKDWLASDGLESESDPERHTPEQRNKIPTSPSALPKSSGRAFPSSILLQSLKRVSVRLVDCRKTPGQSSHIIHKTTQTGEKPHSWSNAEQHKTLSGDRPGSHICDHCGKNFATARSLQLHLQNLKRFRENLTGEKPHVCSECGKGFSEAGSLKRHLRTHTGEKPFVCHHCGKAWSDSGNLRRHMRKTHPGEKVVVKSVLTGEKPYHCSSDDCGMSFVTSRKRRVHQRKHTREKLCSTPNAKQRKEPLSGDGSHICDHCGKSFITARSLKRHLQYLKRYRDNLTGEKPHVCSTCRKGFSEAGSLKRHLRTHTGEKPYVCHHCGKNYNDSGNLQRHIRTHTGEKPYHCSECGRNFREKISLVHHREVVHTEHPHCCAHCMKSFVTASKLESHMQTRHPPNDPLKKPHVCSECGRGFGEAGSLKRHVRIHTGEKPYVCPRCGKDFTQSGLLQRHMRTHTGETPYHCLVCGMKFRHTISLKQHHLKNHKGETLGPVRMHQGPLPCPHCGEKFSTKALLKGHIQKTHKSRVHCPQCDKTFTTKGSLLVHQRKHTGERPYLCPQCGKSFSLTGSLKLHLRIHAGEKPYCCTYCDKSFTSKSHCTLHLRIHTGEKPYQCPDCGRRFRDGNVLKNHRRTHTGEKPFQCHVCDKAFAQWSSLKKHQDTHRQTQPVSVPRLPNPYPPPNQYVPYPYPSQTQW, encoded by the exons ATGAATCCACTCAGTTCAGAGAAGGAAACGTTGATTGATGAAATTGAACAGAGTTTATTCACTTTAACCGAGGACAATTTACGTTACCTGTGTGAACGTCATGGTAAAGATGTATCTGAAATTAAAGGGATGAATCATCGCTTATTAAGGCGTAAAATCATGGAGGAAATGTGGGACAATACGGATTCAATCAAATCAGAGGAGCAGGGAATGTCTTGGTTAGTCCATCTGAAAGAGGACATCAGGAGGATGCTGGAGGATGCTAGTGGGGCACCAATTAGTCCCAGCCAGTCTTATGATGCTGTAGACTATGACAGAGAATGCGACAAGGAGGACAGCGATTGGTTGCCTAGCAATGGACTGAAGGCGGAACACTTGAGTTCCAGCCGATCCGATGACGACGCCGCAGACTGCGACAAAGACTCGGACGTGGAGGACAAGGATTGGTTGGCCAGCGATGGGCTGGAGTCAGAGTCAGATCCAGAGAGGCACACTCCAGAGCAGAGA AACAAGATTCCCACGTCACCCTCCGCCCTCCCGAAGTCCTCAGGTCGTGCCTTTCCCAGTAGTATCTTACTGCAGAGTCTGAAGAGGGTGTCCGTGCGGCTGGTCGACTGCAGGAAGACACCGGGGCAGAGTAGCCATATAatacacaagacaacacagacgGGAGAGAAACCCCACAGCTGGTCTAATGCTGAACAACACAAAACCCTCTCAGGAGACAGGCCTGGCTCCCATATCTGTGATCACTGTGGGAAGAATTTTGCCACAGCAAGAAGTCTACAACTACACCTACAGAACCTGAAGAGATTCAGAGAGAACTTGACTGGAGAGAAACCACACGTGTGCTCTGAATGCGGAAAGGGATTCAGCGAGGCTGGCAGTCTTAAGAGACACCTGAGAACTCATACGGGGGAGAAACCATTTGTTTGCCATCATTGTGGGAAGGCTTGGAGTGATTCTGGAAACTTAAGGAGACACATGAGAAAAACTCACCCAGGAGAGAAGGTTGTTGTGAAGAGCGTCctcacaggagagaaaccttaccaTTGCTCCTCTGACGACTGTGGGATGAGCTTCGTTACCTCACGCAAACGCAGAGTACACCAGAGAAAACACACAAGAGAGAAGCTTTGCAGCACGCCTAATGCTAAGCAACGTAAGGAACCCCTCTCAGGAGATGGCTCCCATATCTGTGAtcactgtgggaagagttttatcACAGCACGCAGTCTAAAACGACACTTACAGTACCTGAAGAGATACAGAGATAACTTGACTGGAGAGAAACCACACGTGTGCTCTACATGCAGAAAGGGATTCAGTGAGGCCGGCAGTCTTAAGAGACACCTGAGAACTCACACTGGGGAGAAACCGTACGTCTGCCATCATTGTGGGAAGAACTACAATGATTCTGGAAACTTGCAGAGACACATCAGGACCCACACAGGTGAGAAACCTTACCACTGCTCGGAATGCGGTAGGAATTTTCGTGAAAAAATAAGCCTTGTACATCACCGGGAAGTTGTTCACACGGAACACCCTCACTGCTGTGCTCACTGTATGAAGAGCTTCGTAACTGCATCTAAACTGGAATCGCACATGCAAACCCGGCATCCGCCAAATGATCCTCTGAAAAAGCCACACGTGTGCTCTGAATGTGGAAGGGGTTTTGGTGAGGCCGGTAGTCTTAAAAGACACGTGAGAATCCATACCGGGGAGAAACCGTACGTCTGCCCTCGTTGCGGTAAGGATTTTACCCAATCAGGACTCTTACAGAGACACATGAGAACTCACACGGGAGAGACACCTTACCACTGCTTGGTGTGCGGGATGAAGTTTCGCCATACAATCTCACTAAAGCAGCACCACCTGAAGAACCACAAGGGGGAGACACTGGGTCCAGTCCGTATGCACCAAGGCCCTCTTCCATGCCCCCACTGTGGGGAGAAGTTCTCTACCAAGGCTCTTCTAAAGGGTCACATTCAGAAGACTCACAAAAGCAGAGTCCACTGCCCACAGTGCGACAAGACCTTCACCACTAAAGGTAGTTTACTAGTCCACCAGAGGAAGCACACTGGAGAGAGGCCTTACCTTTGCcctcagtgtgggaagagtttctcccTGACAGGGAGTTTAAAACTTCATCTCCGGATTCATGCGGGTGAGAAACCTTACTGCTGTACTTACTGTGACAAGAGCTTCACAAGTAAGAGCCACTGCACTCTTCACCTGCGAatccacactggagagaaaccgtaCCAATGCCCTGACTGCGGGAGGAGGTTTCGTGACGGGAATGTCTTGAAAAACCACCGGCGGacccacacaggagagaaaccattccAGTGCCACGTGTGCGATAAAGCCTTCGCTCAGTGGAGCAGTCTGAAGAAACATCAGGACACACACAGGCAAACTCAGCCTGTCTCTGTCCCAAGACTCCCTAATCCCTACCCACCACCCAATCAGTATGTCCCTTATCCCTACCCATCACAGACTCAATGGTAA